In Metasolibacillus fluoroglycofenilyticus, a single window of DNA contains:
- a CDS encoding TIGR03943 family putative permease subunit has protein sequence MKISYRQAFKACILLSFSAMLFSLHWTGEIKKLINPKYGNLSIVAAVLFFILFLVQLTRIAEKKHHHDKHCCSTHDHENTSFTTRKALSYTIIIIPILTGFLLPAQILGSTIADKKGGVMMLTKQQQANIGDYVSSNKPIVENIYDHEPDPALIEGRKEMQENEYELLKKELFKKSKINMAAEDYIIYYDEINNNVSEYIGRRIQLNGFILKEEEFAQNQMVISRFFITHCIADANIVGFLSDFPEATSLAEDTWVEVIGTLDITEFDGAYLPIIKIEQWVEIQEPETPYLYPIDVYSTS, from the coding sequence GTGAAAATTAGCTATCGACAAGCTTTTAAAGCCTGCATTTTACTGTCATTTTCTGCGATGCTTTTTAGCCTGCATTGGACTGGTGAAATAAAAAAACTTATCAATCCTAAATACGGCAATTTAAGTATAGTAGCGGCAGTTTTATTTTTTATTTTATTTTTAGTACAGTTAACTAGAATTGCCGAAAAAAAGCACCATCATGACAAGCATTGCTGTTCTACACATGACCATGAAAACACGTCCTTCACTACGAGAAAAGCTCTTTCCTACACAATTATTATTATACCGATACTTACAGGCTTCCTTTTGCCAGCTCAAATATTAGGTTCTACAATTGCTGATAAAAAAGGAGGGGTGATGATGCTGACAAAACAGCAGCAAGCTAATATAGGAGATTATGTTAGCTCAAATAAACCGATTGTCGAAAACATATATGACCATGAGCCTGACCCAGCATTAATAGAGGGTAGAAAGGAAATGCAAGAAAATGAATATGAGCTTTTGAAGAAGGAGCTTTTTAAAAAATCAAAAATCAATATGGCTGCAGAAGACTATATTATTTATTATGACGAAATAAATAATAATGTATCGGAATATATAGGAAGGAGAATTCAATTAAATGGTTTTATTTTGAAAGAAGAGGAATTCGCTCAAAATCAAATGGTCATATCAAGATTTTTTATTACACATTGCATTGCAGATGCTAATATAGTAGGTTTCCTTTCTGATTTCCCTGAAGCAACTTCTCTTGCTGAGGATACATGGGTTGAGGTAATTGGAACACTAGATATAACGGAGTTTGACGGGGCATATTTGCCAATTATTAAAATAGAGCAATGGGTAGAAATTCAAGAGCCTGAAACACCTTATTTATATCCTATCGATGTTTACAGCACTTCATAA
- a CDS encoding permease: MEKNAFMSKGLLITWGIFILLLLFLISPIVNHLTSFSTTTASLLNLNTIFLSILIEALPFVLIGVLIAGFISIFLTEEHIQRWIPKSKWLSVLMGCVVGALFPACECGIVPIVRRLITKGVPIHAAIGFMLTGPLINPIVIISTYMAFGNDMKIAGLRMILGFAIAMVIALIISILFKGNQFKKEILHDNNAIKTDKEPFLKKLNNMLKHAVDEFFDMGKYLIIGAFLAAFVQTYMSTKALVSIGNDLSSSLLVMMGLAFILSLCSEADAFIGASFSSIFSTPAILSFLIFGPMIDLKNTMMLLGVFRVKFVIWLFIFIASVVYFSLFVLANYI, translated from the coding sequence ATGGAAAAAAACGCTTTTATGTCAAAGGGGTTATTGATTACTTGGGGAATATTTATTTTATTATTGTTGTTTCTGATTTCGCCAATAGTAAACCATCTAACGTCCTTTAGCACAACAACTGCTTCGTTATTAAATCTAAATACAATTTTTTTGAGTATTTTAATAGAAGCCCTGCCTTTTGTATTAATAGGGGTATTAATTGCAGGCTTTATTTCAATATTTTTGACAGAGGAGCATATTCAAAGATGGATTCCGAAAAGTAAATGGCTGTCAGTCTTGATGGGCTGCGTTGTAGGAGCATTGTTTCCTGCTTGTGAATGCGGCATAGTGCCAATAGTGAGGAGACTTATTACAAAAGGAGTGCCTATACACGCAGCTATTGGATTTATGCTGACAGGGCCTCTTATTAATCCTATTGTCATTATTTCAACTTACATGGCCTTCGGGAATGATATGAAAATAGCAGGGTTACGAATGATTCTAGGCTTTGCTATAGCGATGGTTATTGCGCTAATTATTAGTATATTATTTAAAGGTAATCAATTTAAAAAAGAGATATTACATGACAACAACGCTATAAAAACAGATAAAGAGCCTTTTTTAAAAAAATTAAACAACATGCTAAAACATGCGGTAGATGAGTTCTTTGATATGGGCAAGTATTTAATTATTGGTGCATTTTTAGCTGCTTTTGTACAAACTTATATGTCTACGAAGGCATTAGTTTCAATTGGAAATGACTTATCTTCCTCGTTATTAGTAATGATGGGACTAGCATTTATCCTTTCTCTTTGTTCTGAGGCAGATGCATTTATAGGTGCATCCTTTAGTTCAATATTTTCTACTCCAGCAATCCTATCATTTTTAATTTTCGGCCCAATGATTGATTTAAAAAATACAATGATGCTGTTAGGTGTTTTTAGAGTGAAATTTGTTATTTGGTTATTCATTTTTATCGCGTCAGTAGTTTATTTTAGTTTATTCGTATTGGCAAATTATATATAG